A region from the Lentisphaera profundi genome encodes:
- a CDS encoding ExbD/TolR family protein produces MKFKRPSASDNEGPQLAPMIDIFFLTLIFFMVASVYSQFERNISIIVPKAASGEDNSRYPGEVIINVDKDGKFSINNSEKSISEIDTILADISSYYTGQPVIIRCDGDSAFSNYVKVFDLCKNHSIENVRIATLGESE; encoded by the coding sequence ATGAAATTCAAACGACCTTCTGCTAGCGATAACGAAGGGCCACAACTCGCCCCCATGATAGATATCTTTTTTCTAACTTTGATATTTTTCATGGTTGCCTCCGTTTACTCGCAATTTGAGCGTAATATCTCCATTATTGTTCCTAAAGCCGCTAGTGGCGAAGATAATTCACGTTATCCAGGGGAAGTTATTATCAACGTTGATAAAGACGGAAAATTTAGTATTAACAATAGCGAGAAAAGCATTAGCGAAATTGATACGATTTTAGCTGATATCTCATCTTACTATACAGGTCAACCAGTTATCATTCGTTGTGATGGAGATTCAGCATTTTCAAACTATGTCAAAGTCTTTGACCTCTGTAAAAATCACTCGATCGAAAATGTCCGCATTGCAACACTTGGAGAAAGTGAATGA
- a CDS encoding HPr family phosphocarrier protein, with amino-acid sequence MNRQIKVTVSNEYGLHARPAAMIVRALGSFKSEVLLKTDSEEANCRNILDLMSLAAACGQELDVQANGPDSEDAINKIKDLFESKFGE; translated from the coding sequence TTGAATCGACAAATAAAAGTTACCGTATCAAACGAATATGGACTGCACGCTCGCCCTGCAGCCATGATTGTGCGTGCACTCGGAAGCTTTAAAAGCGAAGTTTTACTCAAAACAGATTCAGAGGAAGCCAATTGCCGCAACATCCTAGATCTAATGTCTTTGGCGGCTGCCTGTGGCCAAGAACTTGATGTCCAAGCAAACGGCCCCGATTCAGAAGATGCTATCAACAAAATAAAAGACTTATTCGAATCTAAATTCGGCGAATGA
- a CDS encoding tetratricopeptide repeat protein, whose amino-acid sequence MNKALLTLLLVGLNIFAQNDLSQQWSFAEGLYKRGFYQDAAEEYQGLLTGGGTQIEKNALLRLIDCYEQTNQNPEEYINLYIDFETDINSRIVVQLKKAALLVQAKKHDEAEELYKEMLKLESIHHEHILYEYGRLLLELGKNQDAITIFTALSGKGKAEEKEVRIYAHYALASLCLEQQLYTTAEKHLLALTEMEKAHPLKSQAYILLIKLLATQERDAELIKAYTTLKNTDPNTPEINDLAIQYVLALIRAKKYDQARGELSLISNPTAEQKPWINYAFGICYYQLGFYKQAIKFFEQCSVLAQFDEAPKAFAYLIYSHIQLKDLTKALEQSKLFDASHPKSSLSAEIHYKNSLLALEKNTALLAIEELNIALKVYLPTWPNTHAAHQLLAQTLAREKRFNESAAIWLKLSRLSQDEKKNTAAFQAVENYLLAKNYDKAEEVLVRIQATDTQKFKKTSLEIEVNISKQKWDKAHKLILIALNQFPENENQGLLYMLQGRCFYLTKQLNEASSSLEKASSLILTPALLAQNLSLLAATYQIQEKNAKAAEVYKVIFTQKLNQELNWSQLQIQTISRLLELENHLDSSLIACESLMAKGNFYSLQKARVLLRKGNYTSSKENLSNIDTDKLDAKELCAYNSIEALIWIKEDKLDKANRTIETIKNIDQWHSGDLPRYLYTKAYYKFLKGQYEQCWKSSSRAYILFNDYQYSSQSLFLAIQSAVKLKRMDDAVKLTKELKKRFPVHSKKTNVANFISKNLTN is encoded by the coding sequence ATGAATAAAGCCCTCCTAACTTTATTGCTAGTAGGTCTCAATATTTTTGCTCAAAACGACCTTAGTCAACAATGGAGTTTCGCCGAAGGACTTTATAAACGTGGCTTTTACCAGGATGCCGCAGAAGAATACCAAGGACTGCTTACAGGTGGTGGCACTCAAATTGAGAAAAATGCTCTTCTTCGCTTAATTGATTGTTACGAGCAAACAAATCAAAACCCCGAAGAATACATCAACCTCTACATTGATTTTGAAACTGATATCAATTCAAGAATTGTGGTTCAACTCAAAAAAGCCGCCCTACTCGTCCAGGCTAAAAAACACGACGAGGCCGAAGAGCTCTATAAAGAAATGCTGAAACTCGAATCAATTCATCATGAACATATTCTATATGAATACGGCAGGCTCCTTTTAGAACTCGGAAAAAACCAAGATGCAATCACTATCTTCACTGCCTTAAGCGGTAAAGGTAAGGCCGAAGAAAAAGAAGTACGTATCTATGCCCATTATGCACTCGCATCTCTATGCCTTGAACAACAGCTCTATACTACAGCAGAAAAGCATCTCTTAGCTTTAACCGAAATGGAAAAAGCACACCCCTTAAAAAGCCAAGCATATATATTACTCATCAAGCTATTGGCTACACAAGAACGTGATGCTGAACTAATCAAAGCTTACACGACACTTAAAAACACCGACCCCAACACTCCAGAGATAAACGATTTAGCTATCCAATATGTCCTGGCCTTAATCAGAGCTAAAAAGTATGATCAGGCTCGTGGCGAACTTTCCTTGATATCAAATCCCACCGCAGAACAAAAACCTTGGATTAATTACGCCTTTGGAATCTGCTACTACCAATTGGGTTTCTATAAACAAGCCATAAAGTTTTTTGAGCAATGCTCTGTATTAGCTCAATTCGATGAAGCCCCAAAAGCTTTTGCCTATTTAATTTATAGTCACATACAATTAAAGGACCTCACAAAAGCACTTGAGCAATCTAAACTTTTTGATGCATCTCATCCGAAATCGTCACTTAGTGCCGAAATACACTATAAAAATAGTCTCCTGGCACTAGAGAAAAACACAGCTCTGCTTGCGATTGAAGAACTCAACATTGCCCTAAAGGTCTACCTACCAACTTGGCCTAATACTCACGCCGCACATCAACTCTTAGCTCAAACTCTCGCAAGAGAAAAACGCTTTAATGAAAGCGCTGCAATATGGCTAAAGCTATCACGCCTATCACAAGACGAGAAAAAAAATACGGCGGCTTTTCAAGCAGTCGAAAACTATTTACTTGCTAAAAACTACGATAAAGCTGAAGAAGTCCTTGTCAGAATCCAAGCGACTGATACACAAAAATTCAAAAAAACTTCTTTAGAAATCGAAGTCAACATTAGTAAACAAAAATGGGATAAAGCTCACAAACTCATCCTGATCGCTTTAAATCAGTTCCCGGAGAATGAAAACCAAGGCCTTTTATACATGCTCCAAGGAAGGTGCTTTTACCTAACAAAACAATTAAATGAGGCTAGCTCATCTCTAGAAAAAGCCTCCTCACTCATCCTGACGCCTGCACTACTAGCCCAAAACCTAAGTCTACTTGCAGCGACTTATCAAATCCAAGAGAAAAATGCGAAAGCGGCTGAAGTATATAAAGTGATTTTTACTCAAAAGCTCAACCAAGAACTCAATTGGTCTCAGCTACAAATACAAACTATCTCGCGCTTACTGGAGCTAGAAAACCACCTCGATAGCAGTTTAATTGCCTGCGAAAGCCTCATGGCAAAAGGAAATTTCTATTCACTGCAAAAAGCCCGTGTGCTCTTGCGCAAAGGAAATTATACCTCAAGCAAAGAAAACCTAAGCAATATTGATACGGATAAACTAGACGCCAAAGAACTCTGTGCCTACAACTCGATAGAGGCCTTGATTTGGATCAAGGAAGATAAACTAGACAAAGCTAATCGTACGATAGAAACGATCAAAAATATTGATCAATGGCACAGCGGTGACCTGCCACGATACCTCTACACTAAAGCCTATTACAAATTCCTTAAAGGCCAATACGAGCAGTGCTGGAAAAGCTCTAGCAGAGCCTATATCTTGTTCAATGACTACCAATATTCTTCCCAAAGCCTATTTCTTGCCATCCAATCTGCTGTGAAATTAAAACGCATGGATGATGCTGTGAAATTGACTAAGGAGCTTAAAAAACGCTTCCCAGTACATAGTAAGAAGACAAATGTTGCAAATTTCATCTCAAAAAACCTTACTAATTAG
- the ftsH gene encoding ATP-dependent zinc metalloprotease FtsH — protein MADKDKGGQKRPLNNGENEPKKGMAGWLWIVILVSIPLLLIYQQDKSEVKDSIQESKFYELLETDKIKEVVVHYDKGLSHAVDFNITLKQDGKTVTDENKTRTVNILIPEPALEALRAHKIPYGNKKKSAVFSEIISFILPLIIIVALFYFLFARQLKNAGRGAMQFGKSKAKMFSPSSEQVTFADVAGVSEAREEVEEIVDFLKDPAKYRNLGGRLPKGCLMVGPPGTGKTLLARAIAGEAGVPFFSMSGSDFVEMFVGVGASRVRDLFEQAKKHQPCILFIDEIDAVGRARNSGGTGGGNDEREQTLNALLVEMDGFENQNGVILIAATNRADVLDKALLRPGRFDRRINVDVPDLGGRLEILKVHAKKVKLGKNVNLKLIARGTPGYSGADLANVINEGALIAARLGKKAIEHADMEEARDKVRWGKERRSMKMSQRELRLTAYHEAGHTLVSLYAGSMNKLHKVTIMPRGNAYLGATMYFPEDNRYTTTRTELLAEIATTMGGQVAEKLTFGDITNGASGDIQQATNLARRMVRDWGMGEMGFIHYSSGDGEYSMKNDYSEEVAKKLDIEVRSIIDTQYEVATKILTEYQDQLKLLSETLLERETMSANEVYELLDLQDMMEADEDEFDKKLEQSLSTDTSAEDSEDEKETSPEDSEDETPDENTADKKSEEEPELQADDDKPTKQDPSSNS, from the coding sequence ATGGCCGACAAAGATAAAGGCGGACAAAAACGTCCCCTTAATAACGGAGAAAACGAACCAAAGAAAGGCATGGCAGGATGGTTATGGATTGTCATTTTAGTCTCCATCCCCCTCTTACTCATTTATCAACAAGACAAAAGCGAAGTCAAAGATTCCATTCAAGAATCAAAATTTTATGAGCTTTTAGAGACCGACAAAATCAAAGAAGTTGTCGTTCACTATGACAAAGGACTAAGCCACGCTGTTGATTTCAACATTACCCTAAAGCAAGATGGAAAAACGGTAACTGACGAAAATAAAACTCGCACAGTTAATATATTAATCCCTGAGCCTGCACTCGAAGCCCTAAGAGCTCACAAAATCCCTTATGGCAACAAAAAGAAAAGTGCGGTTTTTAGTGAGATTATCAGTTTTATACTGCCGCTCATTATCATTGTTGCGCTCTTCTATTTCCTATTTGCTCGACAGCTCAAAAACGCTGGCCGTGGCGCTATGCAATTTGGCAAAAGCAAAGCCAAAATGTTTTCTCCAAGCTCTGAACAAGTCACTTTTGCTGATGTCGCGGGTGTTTCCGAAGCACGCGAAGAAGTTGAAGAAATCGTAGATTTTCTAAAGGATCCTGCAAAATACCGTAACCTCGGCGGACGCCTCCCTAAAGGTTGCTTAATGGTTGGCCCTCCAGGTACAGGTAAAACTCTTCTTGCTCGTGCAATTGCTGGCGAAGCCGGCGTACCGTTTTTCTCTATGAGTGGTTCTGACTTTGTAGAGATGTTTGTTGGTGTTGGCGCTAGCCGAGTTCGCGACTTATTCGAACAAGCCAAAAAACACCAGCCTTGTATCTTATTTATTGATGAGATCGACGCTGTTGGTCGTGCTCGTAACTCAGGCGGTACAGGTGGTGGCAACGACGAACGTGAACAAACACTCAATGCCTTATTAGTAGAGATGGACGGTTTTGAAAACCAAAATGGTGTCATCTTAATCGCTGCAACAAATCGCGCTGATGTACTCGATAAAGCACTCTTACGTCCAGGCCGTTTTGATCGTCGAATCAATGTCGATGTCCCTGACCTGGGTGGCCGTCTTGAGATTTTAAAAGTTCACGCCAAAAAAGTTAAACTTGGCAAAAATGTTAATCTCAAGCTCATTGCTCGTGGAACTCCTGGTTACTCTGGCGCCGATTTGGCAAACGTTATTAACGAAGGTGCATTAATCGCCGCTCGCCTTGGGAAAAAAGCCATTGAACATGCTGACATGGAAGAAGCACGTGACAAAGTTCGCTGGGGTAAAGAAAGACGCTCGATGAAAATGTCACAACGCGAACTCAGACTCACTGCCTACCACGAAGCAGGACATACACTTGTCAGCCTTTATGCTGGAAGCATGAATAAACTCCACAAAGTAACTATCATGCCACGTGGCAATGCTTACCTGGGCGCCACCATGTACTTCCCTGAAGATAACCGCTACACTACAACTCGCACAGAGTTACTTGCGGAGATCGCAACTACTATGGGTGGCCAAGTTGCTGAAAAACTTACTTTTGGTGACATCACTAATGGTGCCTCAGGCGACATTCAACAAGCCACTAATTTAGCTCGCCGCATGGTTCGCGATTGGGGCATGGGTGAAATGGGATTCATTCATTATAGCAGTGGCGATGGCGAGTACTCAATGAAAAATGATTACTCTGAAGAAGTCGCTAAAAAACTCGATATCGAAGTTAGGAGCATCATTGACACTCAATATGAAGTTGCCACAAAGATCTTAACCGAATACCAAGATCAGCTAAAACTTCTTTCTGAGACACTTCTAGAGCGTGAAACGATGAGTGCTAACGAAGTCTATGAACTTCTCGACCTCCAAGACATGATGGAAGCTGATGAGGATGAATTTGATAAAAAACTCGAACAATCTCTATCAACAGACACGTCGGCTGAAGACTCTGAAGATGAAAAAGAAACGTCGCCTGAAGACTCTGAAGATGAAACACCTGATGAGAACACTGCAGACAAGAAATCTGAAGAAGAACCAGAGTTGCAAGCTGATGATGATAAACCTACTAAGCAAGACCCTAGCTCCAATTCTTAA
- a CDS encoding FHA domain-containing protein, whose amino-acid sequence MATPKIIVLSEIMRGKNFELTGNMYTIGRTDDREICIPDGTISSYHAEIERNGEIYTARDKGSTNGTRINGIRITEQVLNNSDILQVGGIELLFDCEEKGNTTAITTQTAISLDDIGGAFDPSELKNISGGMDASTSGKGTSKVIIGIIAALVVVLGVVIFFLVKKLA is encoded by the coding sequence ATGGCAACACCTAAAATTATTGTCCTCTCAGAAATCATGCGTGGCAAAAACTTTGAGCTCACCGGAAACATGTACACTATTGGCCGTACTGATGACAGAGAAATCTGTATACCAGATGGAACAATCAGTTCTTACCATGCTGAAATCGAACGTAACGGCGAAATTTATACTGCACGTGACAAAGGAAGCACAAACGGCACTCGTATAAACGGCATCCGTATCACTGAGCAAGTCTTAAATAATAGTGACATCCTTCAAGTTGGTGGCATCGAATTACTCTTTGACTGTGAAGAAAAAGGTAATACTACCGCAATTACCACACAAACAGCTATTAGTTTAGACGATATCGGTGGAGCATTTGATCCCAGCGAATTGAAAAATATCTCTGGCGGAATGGATGCTTCTACTTCAGGTAAAGGCACTAGCAAAGTTATCATTGGAATTATCGCCGCTCTCGTCGTCGTACTTGGCGTTGTTATTTTCTTTCTCGTTAAAAAGCTAGCCTAA
- the dapF gene encoding diaminopimelate epimerase: MMNSFAFTKMHGCGNDFIVINSFTESLPSDLSSLAQTMCQRRFSVGADQFIILGKAESREANFRMDILNADGSKVEMCGNALRCAAIYARREKLVASDEIKIETMTGISIAQILDNGDVRIAVAIPSTSIEDLALNSEHPLFGTPITAGQYTFPMTGVSVGNPHAVTYVDELELLDLSIIGPLFEHHEIFKNRANIEFVQLVDDHHVKMRVWERGTGETLACGSGACAVGVASILHGVTHSPIVVALKGGDLTIEWAGRGTPVYMSGSATFVFDANWTY, translated from the coding sequence ATGATGAATTCATTCGCTTTTACAAAAATGCACGGCTGTGGCAATGATTTTATAGTGATAAACTCATTTACCGAAAGCTTGCCAAGTGATTTGTCGAGCCTAGCTCAAACAATGTGTCAACGACGCTTCTCTGTTGGAGCAGATCAATTTATCATTTTAGGCAAAGCGGAATCGAGAGAAGCGAATTTTCGCATGGATATATTGAATGCCGATGGCTCAAAAGTTGAGATGTGTGGAAATGCACTTCGTTGTGCAGCAATTTATGCGAGACGCGAAAAGTTAGTTGCTAGCGATGAAATAAAAATCGAAACGATGACGGGTATATCCATTGCTCAAATTCTTGATAATGGCGATGTGCGCATTGCGGTAGCGATCCCCTCGACGAGTATTGAAGATCTAGCTTTAAATAGCGAACACCCACTTTTCGGGACACCGATCACAGCAGGTCAGTATACATTTCCAATGACGGGTGTGTCTGTAGGCAATCCCCATGCAGTTACTTATGTAGATGAATTAGAATTACTGGATCTATCCATAATTGGACCTTTGTTTGAGCATCATGAGATTTTCAAAAACCGGGCAAATATTGAATTTGTTCAGTTGGTGGATGATCACCATGTCAAAATGCGAGTATGGGAACGTGGCACTGGAGAGACGTTAGCATGTGGGTCCGGCGCTTGTGCAGTGGGAGTGGCCAGTATTCTTCACGGTGTCACACATAGTCCGATAGTCGTGGCTTTAAAAGGCGGTGACTTAACAATTGAATGGGCAGGTCGTGGTACTCCAGTTTACATGTCGGGATCCGCTACTTTCGTTTTTGATGCAAACTGGACTTATTAA
- the cmoA gene encoding carboxy-S-adenosyl-L-methionine synthase CmoA: MQDEVFLKSTAKGGFRFNKEVADVFDDMISRSVPMYPEITRLCARFAASAALEGTRVYDLGCSTASTLLEVNKYLKGKDVGLVGCDPSEDMLAKAKDKVAAYKNFTLKQENAQEADLENASVVIMNFTLQFIPRAERPMILKKIAQALPVGGVFVFSEKIATDLPEKLDGLVLDLYDEYKQFNGYADSEIANKRKALENVLIPDSHAWHQRALAEAGFAGSAIIANWLNFSCMMAWK; the protein is encoded by the coding sequence ATGCAAGATGAAGTCTTTTTAAAGTCAACAGCAAAAGGTGGCTTCCGCTTCAATAAAGAAGTCGCTGATGTCTTTGATGATATGATTAGTCGGTCAGTGCCTATGTATCCAGAGATTACTCGTCTATGTGCGCGTTTTGCGGCTTCCGCAGCTTTAGAGGGGACGCGGGTATACGACCTGGGTTGTTCCACCGCAAGTACTTTACTTGAGGTGAATAAATATTTGAAAGGTAAAGATGTCGGCTTAGTCGGTTGTGATCCATCGGAAGATATGTTAGCCAAAGCGAAGGATAAAGTGGCGGCTTATAAAAATTTCACTTTGAAACAGGAGAATGCCCAAGAGGCAGATCTTGAGAATGCCTCGGTTGTCATTATGAATTTCACTTTACAGTTTATTCCCAGGGCCGAACGGCCAATGATCTTGAAGAAAATCGCACAAGCTTTGCCTGTGGGTGGAGTTTTTGTGTTTTCAGAAAAAATAGCCACAGATTTACCAGAAAAACTCGATGGCTTAGTGTTGGATCTCTATGACGAATATAAGCAATTTAATGGTTATGCAGATAGTGAAATTGCCAATAAGCGCAAAGCACTAGAGAATGTATTGATTCCCGATTCTCATGCTTGGCATCAACGAGCCTTAGCAGAAGCGGGCTTTGCGGGCTCCGCAATTATTGCTAATTGGCTCAATTTCTCTTGTATGATGGCCTGGAAATAA
- a CDS encoding lipopolysaccharide core heptose(II) kinase RfaY produces the protein MEKFFIESLSLDLLEEVRILPGKRYVCRGMKDGEEVYLKFFYGSGSERYFNREEAGLKLLSDNGFLGPKLLDSGEIEGALLPGLWQIKTKVYFVITEKVSGVSLSELWSSTTDKKSLMQRLVSLMSQYHQAGIMQTDLHFGNFMIDDNEIACLDGDGLRKSKSTEKHLENLALLCAQAGFYCPLTIEEILDCYQSAVKKDKFEKIFQEVQKWRIERLLAKVQRNCTAVHVRRKKADTILINKKWDSDELNAFLKNPNKELDEGRAKILKAGNTCTVYQIEIDGREMVIKRYNPRKGLKGKMDVLRAGRSKTCWSHSFVMRDNFLSTPESVALLIRKEGVTRCDWLVTRVASGDLLSDYVSDLAKAENILSEVQSFFDAMKQGRFSHGDCKATNFIVGPDAKLQVIDLDSSIFHKCTTSFEKAYKKDKARFLRNWPDEIKKFFTEKVVF, from the coding sequence ATGGAAAAATTCTTTATTGAGTCGCTCTCCTTAGATTTGCTCGAGGAGGTGCGTATCCTACCGGGGAAACGCTACGTTTGTCGTGGGATGAAAGACGGTGAAGAAGTCTATTTAAAGTTTTTTTATGGATCTGGATCGGAACGCTATTTTAATCGTGAGGAAGCGGGTTTAAAACTACTTTCCGATAATGGTTTCTTAGGACCGAAACTACTTGATAGCGGTGAAATAGAGGGGGCTTTATTGCCCGGCCTCTGGCAAATTAAGACAAAAGTTTATTTCGTGATTACTGAAAAAGTTTCTGGAGTGAGTTTATCGGAACTATGGTCAAGCACAACAGATAAAAAAAGCTTAATGCAGCGCCTAGTTAGTTTGATGAGCCAGTATCATCAGGCAGGGATTATGCAGACGGACCTTCATTTCGGCAATTTCATGATTGATGACAATGAGATTGCTTGCCTTGATGGTGATGGTTTAAGGAAATCGAAATCTACTGAAAAGCACTTGGAAAACCTAGCACTACTTTGTGCCCAGGCGGGCTTTTACTGTCCGCTCACAATAGAAGAAATTCTGGACTGTTATCAAAGTGCGGTAAAGAAAGATAAGTTCGAGAAAATATTCCAAGAGGTTCAGAAATGGCGTATTGAACGACTCTTAGCTAAGGTTCAGCGTAATTGTACCGCAGTTCATGTACGTAGGAAAAAAGCCGATACGATCCTCATTAATAAAAAATGGGATAGCGATGAACTAAACGCATTTCTTAAGAACCCGAATAAAGAGCTGGATGAAGGCCGCGCAAAAATCCTCAAAGCCGGCAATACCTGTACGGTGTATCAAATAGAAATTGATGGCCGTGAAATGGTGATCAAACGCTATAATCCGCGCAAAGGCCTTAAGGGTAAAATGGATGTTTTACGAGCGGGGCGTTCAAAGACCTGTTGGTCCCATAGTTTTGTGATGCGAGATAATTTTTTGAGCACTCCTGAGTCAGTAGCCTTGTTGATCCGCAAAGAGGGTGTGACTCGCTGTGATTGGTTAGTGACACGTGTGGCATCGGGGGATTTATTGTCTGACTATGTAAGTGATTTAGCAAAAGCAGAGAATATCTTATCCGAAGTGCAGTCTTTTTTTGATGCAATGAAACAGGGCCGTTTCTCTCATGGTGATTGTAAGGCGACAAATTTTATAGTGGGACCCGATGCTAAGTTGCAGGTCATAGATTTGGATTCGAGTATTTTTCATAAGTGTACAACGAGTTTTGAAAAAGCTTATAAAAAAGACAAGGCTAGATTCTTGCGTAATTGGCCTGATGAGATCAAAAAGTTTTTCACAGAAAAAGTGGTGTTTTAA
- a CDS encoding MotA/TolQ/ExbB proton channel family protein, which translates to MLFSTLLTYAEAAQNSSSFKEIFAQGGLVLLVLVALSVFLIAIVALLFMTLREQVLIPNSFISEAASLTEKGDMEALSQLCKKSESPAGAIIGAAAEQMHADQASSYDMIKDAAESEGSHQIGIIHHKLSYVGDIAKIAPMIGLLGTVLGMMQAFSGLKQDFGAVKPIALADGIAQAMVTTAAGLIVGLIAMFCHSLLRQRAGHLTDILEQKSARVLRRFMKKA; encoded by the coding sequence ATGCTTTTTTCTACTCTTCTCACTTATGCGGAAGCCGCACAAAACTCATCTAGCTTTAAAGAAATATTTGCCCAGGGAGGATTAGTCTTATTAGTATTAGTTGCCTTATCTGTTTTCCTTATAGCCATCGTCGCATTGCTGTTCATGACCTTACGCGAACAAGTCCTGATCCCAAATAGCTTCATAAGCGAAGCTGCCTCACTTACAGAAAAAGGTGATATGGAAGCGCTCTCGCAACTCTGCAAAAAGTCCGAAAGCCCTGCCGGCGCGATAATTGGTGCTGCCGCTGAACAAATGCACGCTGATCAGGCTTCAAGTTATGACATGATCAAAGATGCCGCCGAAAGCGAAGGCTCACACCAAATCGGAATCATCCACCACAAACTTTCCTACGTAGGTGACATTGCTAAAATTGCTCCTATGATTGGTTTACTCGGTACTGTACTCGGTATGATGCAAGCTTTCTCTGGTCTGAAACAAGATTTTGGTGCCGTAAAACCTATCGCCTTAGCCGATGGTATCGCACAAGCCATGGTAACAACAGCCGCCGGCCTCATCGTAGGTCTCATTGCCATGTTTTGTCACTCTTTACTTCGTCAACGCGCAGGGCATCTCACTGATATCCTTGAACAAAAAAGTGCTAGAGTTTTACGCCGCTTCATGAAAAAGGCTTAA
- a CDS encoding class I SAM-dependent methyltransferase gives MDKIVEFLNDLEGQLKVNSFSKLTLSMKRNKSDQVKSIFVKPINLRGEQKLCFVFRHPTNDVTKNYSFEEGLVEITESLNESFLKADLMSVKQDVFLTIDKQGKGKIKRKMKVLQSPETVDNKHDKRKKRLIETQNNLYLQELDIVDKDGQVKRSREDKFRQINKFVEVMGHVLANHGTEPVIADMGCGKGYLTFALYDYLGSLAMKPKVIGVELRPKLVDLCNRIAQKANFENLSFEAGYIGRWDIEKLDVLIALHACDTATDDAIYQGVKSGAKVIVCAPCCHRQVRKSMQTSGVLKEITRHGILLEREAEILTDSLRALYLEACGYKTKVMEFISTEHTPKNLLIIAEKHQNGIDAEIWNRIKGLKEMWGLKEHYLEALVRDL, from the coding sequence ATGGATAAAATAGTAGAATTTTTGAATGACCTTGAGGGTCAGCTTAAAGTGAATAGCTTCAGTAAATTGACCTTAAGTATGAAACGCAATAAAAGTGATCAAGTTAAATCCATTTTTGTAAAGCCAATTAATTTACGAGGTGAGCAAAAGCTTTGCTTTGTCTTTCGTCACCCGACAAATGATGTGACAAAAAATTATTCCTTCGAAGAAGGTCTTGTAGAAATTACAGAGAGCTTAAACGAATCGTTTTTAAAAGCTGATTTGATGAGTGTTAAGCAAGATGTGTTTCTGACTATTGATAAACAAGGCAAGGGAAAGATTAAACGAAAAATGAAAGTCTTGCAATCTCCAGAGACGGTTGATAATAAGCACGACAAGCGGAAAAAACGTTTAATAGAAACCCAGAATAATCTTTACCTCCAAGAGCTCGATATAGTGGATAAAGATGGGCAAGTGAAGCGCAGTCGCGAAGATAAATTTAGGCAGATTAACAAGTTTGTTGAGGTAATGGGACATGTACTGGCTAATCATGGTACAGAGCCTGTGATTGCCGATATGGGTTGTGGCAAAGGTTATTTAACCTTTGCACTCTATGACTATCTAGGTTCATTGGCGATGAAGCCAAAAGTGATAGGTGTAGAGTTAAGACCTAAGTTAGTTGATTTATGTAATCGTATTGCCCAAAAAGCCAATTTTGAAAACTTGAGTTTTGAAGCGGGCTATATCGGACGTTGGGATATTGAGAAATTAGATGTTTTGATTGCATTACATGCTTGTGATACAGCAACAGACGATGCCATTTACCAAGGTGTGAAATCAGGAGCGAAAGTCATTGTTTGTGCTCCTTGCTGTCATCGTCAAGTAAGAAAATCGATGCAGACTAGTGGTGTCTTGAAAGAAATCACGCGGCATGGGATTCTCTTAGAGAGGGAAGCGGAGATTTTAACGGATAGTTTACGCGCACTTTATTTAGAGGCTTGTGGCTATAAAACGAAAGTTATGGAGTTCATATCTACGGAGCACACGCCTAAGAACCTGCTAATCATAGCAGAGAAGCACCAGAACGGCATTGATGCAGAGATATGGAATAGGATTAAGGGCTTGAAGGAGATGTGGGGTTTAAAAGAGCATTACTTAGAAGCCTTAGTGCGAGATCTCTAA